TTCATGACGGCCTGACTATTATCACCATCCATGGAAAAAATGGACGGGTGTTCTGGTTCGTGATCAAGAAGTTGGACGACATGCACACATACCCGGACACGGTGAGATTTTCTAGCGCTGATGCAGTACGTACTTGTGAGAATATCGCGCACTTCCCACTAGTGAACGGGGCCACTTTCGGCCACGTCTGGGAGAACAGGGAGGTTACGTCTATGACAGCATTAGAGGAGAATATCTTTAACACCTGGTATGCGGACCGCATTGTTTGTATTGGGGACAGTATTCACAAGGTAGGATTAATAACCCTGGCTACAATTGGAGAGCTCGCATTAACACTGTATCAGATGACGCCAAACATCGGACAAGGAGCGAATACTGCCATCGAAGACGCCACAGTCTTAACCAATCTGTTGTATGATAGGCTCTCGAAGAATGGACACAAGAAACTCGCACAGCAAGAGCTGCTGCAGCTTCTTCGGGAATTCCAGTTCCAGCGCTTCCGCCGTGTCAACAAGATCTACCAAGATTCTCGGTTCCTAGTTCGGCTCCACGCACGAGACGGAATCGTTAAATCTCTCCTTGCACGATACATTGTCCCCTATATGACAGAACTCCCGGCAGATCTGGCCTCAAAGTCCATTGCTGATAGTCCCACCATCGGCTTTCTCCCACTCCCTTCGCGCAGTGGACCTGGATGGCTGCAGTGGAGtcggaagcaaagaagaccTGCTACCCCGTGGATACTGGTACTTCTTGTCATCGTGGTTAGCTTTGGTCTGCATTCACCCGAGCTTGTTATTCCAACGTTCTGGAGTAATTCACTGGTTTCTAAAACGGTTGAGTAATGCTAGTTAGAGCTCCGTGGGCTCACCAGTACAATTACGAACAGACCCTCTCCAGAACATAGGGACTTGGTGGCTTCATCCATAGAGACTTCGACGTTCCACTATGACGAGACAATACACTGCATCGTTTCCGTTGTGTTACATATGTAGTCTATGCGACTAACCTCTCCTATTTCAAGTTAGATATTTGAAGTGAAATAAGATATCCTTGCTGAGAAACGGCACATACGATGTGACTTTGTATTACTCTACTTCATTACTTAGGTATTGTAAAGAGATGTCCTcactgtatatacatacgATTTGTGGCAATATTACTCATACCACTATGAGCCAGGCATATAGCCCGGCACGCTCATTGAATCAGAGCCGGCGATGGGGGCAGACGGTGGCTTGTTGTATGTGGATTCGACGCAACGCCGGTAGTTATGTCGTTGTCGACGGACACAGGCAGGCATCCCTAGGACTCTCCTCTATATTACAATGTGTAAACCTGATCTATTATTCCCGAGCGCCTTCGTCGTCCGGACGCATAAGCGCCATCACTGTCTGCTTTTCTATGTTTGTTCATTATTATTCATATCTAATGGTTTCATAGCATTTGCATGCCGATCTCAAACAGGGTTTTCAGTGCTCGTGATGTGGAAATCACGCCGCACATTAATCTGATACTGGTAGTCTGAATCCTTTGGTAGGATCAACTCGTGATCTGATAGTTCATCTTCAGTTCCAACACTCGACGACGTCATCCCCGGTCCAGTCTCGATGGGTGTACTCGCACGCACATTTCCTTTTAGCCTATTCtgtcgctcttcttctgtggtCATGAGAGACGAGAGCGGTACGGCGTTGCTCCGGTGGAACGCCGAGTTGGGCCACGTACGCGACCCAGGAGCCGAGGGGGTGTTTTTGTTATATGATCGACCGGTTCCAGGACGGATCATTCGTAGTAGAGGGCGGAGGGTCGCCAGGCTACCGGCAAAGATTCCCAGGCCGGTCTCAATGTTGGACCACACTGCGATACCGACGGTGGCGTCTGCAGAATATATGTCAGTAGGTGTTCTTATCAAAGTGCTCCAGTCATGCGACAAGGCACGATAAGAGAGATTGAAGGAAGTCTCACATAGGAAGTCTGGGTTCCGGAGTGTCTCGACGTATGCCATCCGGACAAGAACTGCGACTGAGGCACTGAAATATGCGTGTTAGAAGATTATGGTGGTGGACTGTGGGGGAAATTGTCTTGACATACATGCAGGCCATGCCTAGAAGACCAGCGACGGCAAACTTTACATCACGACGCATCTGGAGATTGCGGACGACAAACACGGGCAGAACTCCAACAGTCAGGTCAAAGATAAAGGACACCGCGCTGAAAATATAAAGAGCCACGATGACCACAGTCATGTTGATGCAGGACCCAGAAACTGGGTTTTCGGTGGATAATCGCATCCAGAAAAACTCGACCGGTTTACACTGGGCGAGAAGGAGGATCAAAAACATTAACCCAAACACCGCCGCCAAAGTGGTGACCGCATATATCACAATGCGTTGAATTTTGTCAACGGTAACACGCAGGAGGAATATGCCGACAGAGATCTTGCACAGTATGGACGAGAGGCAGTAGGCAACATCGCACAAGAACCAGTACTAAGTATTGTGTCAGTACCATAAGATACCTCTCAGCCAATCAAAAGAAGCTTACCTCCATGGCGGTTGTTCTCTGATGATTCGTAAGTTCAGTAAGGTGCCTTCCGGTCCCGTATATGCTTCCTCCAATCATGCACCCGGAAAACATGCCAAAAAATCCCTGTTCCAGACAGAAAAAGGTCAGAAAGACATTTTGAAACACCTATTCAACTACGGGGGCAGAGACGCACCAACGCCAATAACATGATGACATCATCCCAGCCGAACGCCTTCACAATCACCAGGCGTACATAGCATCGGAGGGCCGTAGCCACTGTAGCTAATGCAAGGAAGACCGCCGCAACTACTCGGACCTCCAGGCTTCGATCTTCGGCCATCGTGCATTCAACGGACGGTTGCTACGCACAGTTGATTCAATATCTGGAGTGCCACACAGGAGAACAACTGCCAAAGACTTAGGGCTTCATGAAGTCATATTCCCTGGTGGTTTCATCAGCACAGGTGTTGCCTGAGAAGAGAACTGAAAGGGGAGTTGGGGTTGTCTTAAAAACAGACTGGGTTGCTAAAAAAGATTCTTATCCAACGTCTACGTCTTTGGGGGCAAGACCCACGATTGGAAGGTCTCGCATGGTTCGATCCACCTCAACACCTTCGAGGCCATGTGGCAAGTGGAGACCGTGGCTCAAAAATGAGAAGCTGATTGAATCAATTATGGGACCCGGCTTTTCGCTACCGTGGGCCGTTTGAATCAAACATAGTTTCTGGAAACTTGGGCCTAGGCTTTGGGGAGGCACTCACGGCAATGCCGAAGCCTAATACCGACATCCTTTCGGCTCGTGACTTTGCAACTTCCTCAACCTTCCACCTCTTAAGTTCTTGCCAAGTTGCCAGCAATGCCTCTCCTTTCATCCTGACTCACGGATCCCATACTCTTCTTAAAAAGACCAGGGTGGATGAAGCAAGTGGTTTCTGTGAGCCCCTCTCGGAAGCGGCGAGCTCGGACGCCTCACGAGTCATTCCAGAGCTGAGCCATCCATCATACAATCCTATTCGCTGGGTTTGTGCTGGTGCAAAGTCTTCCATGTGGGCCCGGAAATTACTTGCCTCAGATGGAGTGCATCCATCCCAAGAGATCTAAGATCGTGAGACGCTTTGGCCTCCAATGCTAGTGCTTAATATCTACCTAGGTCCTTGGTCTTGAGACAAGCCTTCTAGGACAGTACAGACCACAGATTCAACCACCTTTAGGGCCAAGCCCTTATGGTGGTAGGATACACGAATATTCAATCTCAACCCCTTCCTGGGGGGGAATCCTATTTTAATCAGTTCTGCGAATATTCCCCGTATTCTAGATCTCGTATCTCGCAAATTAATCTCCAAGTTCAATCTCCAATTCATGGTACGTACCACCATGAAGCGAGGGCACGAAGTAATTTGCGGTAATATCCGAAGGAAAATTCAATTTGATCAAGGTTCTATGATCAAATCTACCCACGTGCTGCATCCTACCCTAGTTTCGCGCCCCCACTCCTGCTTGACCACGCGTTCGAATCCCGGAACaaccttctctttttactcCAGTCTCAACAAGTTTATCTTGTCTGATTGCATGTTGGGTCCATTTCGAGGCTTTTACTATGTAATGACTACGGGTCATAGAGTAGCGGCTGATACTTACATGGTTGTCCATCGTACTCACATTTCTGCGGCGTCTATGATTCGCAATATCCGCTGGAAGACTCGTTTATCCTGACCCAAATATCAAATGTAAATTAAATGCATTTTAATACTACATCCCAAGGGGCTTTAGAGGTGTAAAGGTTAGCAAGTCCATCCTGTTTTAATTTCTCGTTGGGAATTATTGGGGTCAAATTGGATCATCACAGGAGCAATAacagattatatatatcagcaTACTCAACTGACATCTTCAAACAACCCGCACAAACGAGGCATGAGATAGCTATAACTTCGCCTTTGATCGTACTATAGTGACTAATACTCCTTTTTTTAGATTCTACTCGTCCCCAAGGCCATTTTCCTCCGTACTGTTCGATGACAGGAAGAGACCATTCTTCGTGGCGACCCATGCAGATCACACGCACGGACTGGTATATAGACCCACTGGGTCAGCATCCGTTGTGGATATATATCATACAGCACAAGAACACGGCCAGTGGGGCATAAAACGACTCTATATAGCTTCGATCTTTCTAATATATGTGATCTGTTGACTCTCGGGTGAACAAGAGGAGATCAGAATGAATTATCTGGACTGAACAAGTTGACCGTGTTTGGTAACGCTAGATAGTACCGGTTCTCGACCAAGGGTAATCCCGCAAGATACGTGATTTAGGATGCAAAACAAGCTTTCCCCGGACTGAAGGTTGTAGGCGAAGTCCACAGAGATGCAAcagatgtatgtatgcacaAGGAAAGCTATGAACTCCTACTGTACTTGATATCCAACTTGGTCACGTTCGTGTCCGGACCAAACCGAAAGGAGCAGGAGA
This DNA window, taken from Aspergillus flavus chromosome 5, complete sequence, encodes the following:
- the atmM gene encoding atmH, coding for MCDKDRFKVIIVGGSVAGLTLAHCLQRAGIDHVVLEKNSDLSPQVGASIGIIPNGGRILDQLGLFDAVEKMTYPLSMATITYPDGYSFRNNYPKTVDERFGYPIAFLDRQKFLEILHTSYPDPSNIHTNCRVTHIRRHDSHMEVVTSSGQEYTGDLVVGADGVHSVIRSEMWKLADALEPGRVSKREKRSMKVEYACVFGISSPVPGLKVGDQVNAFHDGLTIITIHGKNGRVFWFVIKKLDDMHTYPDTVRFSSADAVRTCENIAHFPLVNGATFGHVWENREVTSMTALEENIFNTWYADRIVCIGDSIHKMTPNIGQGANTAIEDATVLTNLLYDRLSKNGHKKLAQQELLQLLREFQFQRFRRVNKIYQDSRFLVRLHARDGIVKSLLARYIVPYMTELPADLASKSIADSPTIGFLPLPSRSGPGWLQWSRKQRRPATPWILVLLVIVVSFGLHSPELVIPTFWSNSLVSKTVE